A stretch of the Acetomicrobium thermoterrenum DSM 13490 genome encodes the following:
- a CDS encoding M20/M25/M40 family metallo-hydrolase: MSAERNLLFDLVSIASASYKEAEACDYLNARLPSLGWDRSYIDYVGNVVATKGEGDNEIILLGHIDTVEGGPKPKVEDDTLWGRGAVDAKGPLCAMALAGGKVKLARNCKLTLIAAIGEESDSRGILYRLPLHKPKACIVGEPSNTRGITIGYRGCIRAILKAKDGGGHRSADAGPLTSVTLAASEILNRLRSNDQSGKSIAYSPSGAIVSMRGQERGRRTAKMELDIRVPIGGTLEEYRLLVEKICKKYKVEHDIALAIPSHVTDKNNIVAKAFRTALRRQKLEPRVVVKSGTADFNHAAAWDCPMVAYGPGDSTLDHTMTEHIVLSEYFKSIDVLETAIALISSYVSSGVGFL; the protein is encoded by the coding sequence ATGTCTGCTGAAAGGAATTTGCTCTTCGATCTGGTTTCAATAGCCAGCGCAAGTTACAAAGAAGCCGAGGCGTGTGATTATCTCAATGCCCGCCTCCCTTCTTTGGGGTGGGACAGGTCATACATAGACTATGTGGGCAATGTCGTGGCCACGAAAGGGGAGGGCGATAACGAAATAATCCTCCTCGGTCACATCGATACAGTTGAGGGCGGACCAAAGCCCAAAGTAGAAGACGATACCCTATGGGGGAGGGGTGCTGTCGATGCAAAGGGACCCCTTTGCGCGATGGCCTTAGCTGGCGGCAAGGTAAAACTTGCACGAAACTGCAAATTGACCCTTATTGCTGCCATCGGAGAGGAATCTGACTCACGGGGCATCCTTTACAGACTGCCGCTCCATAAGCCTAAAGCCTGCATCGTGGGAGAGCCGTCGAACACTCGGGGAATAACCATAGGCTATCGCGGTTGTATTAGGGCAATCCTCAAGGCAAAAGATGGCGGAGGCCACAGAAGCGCCGACGCAGGTCCCCTTACCAGCGTTACCCTGGCAGCTTCAGAGATATTAAATCGATTGCGCTCAAATGACCAATCGGGCAAATCCATTGCATATAGCCCATCTGGGGCAATCGTTTCCATGCGGGGACAGGAAAGGGGACGAAGGACTGCAAAGATGGAGCTCGATATACGCGTTCCCATCGGAGGCACCCTAGAAGAATACCGCTTGTTGGTTGAGAAAATATGCAAAAAATATAAAGTAGAACATGATATCGCCCTTGCCATACCCTCTCACGTGACGGACAAAAACAACATAGTCGCAAAAGCCTTTCGCACAGCCCTGAGACGACAAAAACTGGAACCCCGCGTAGTCGTCAAAAGCGGAACGGCTGATTTCAATCATGCAGCTGCTTGGGATTGCCCTATGGTCGCATACGGGCCCGGCGACAGCACCCTAGATCACACTATGACCGAACATATCGTCTTAAGTGAATATTTTAAATCCATCGATGTTCTCGAAACTGCGATAGCATTGATCTCTTCTTATGTGTCAAGTGGGGTAGGGTTTTTGTGA
- a CDS encoding bifunctional nuclease family protein has protein sequence MFDNNIEVFVKGIAVDEDNNHIVMLSDKEETKVLPIVIGPVEAMAILMNLQGVTPSRPLTHNLLRNLLDLLGAEVEQVIINNIKDNVYYANLYLRHKSYTYEVDSRPSDAIALAVAYNAPIYMDIKLTEFTVNSSDLNVGHN, from the coding sequence ATGTTTGACAACAACATTGAAGTCTTCGTAAAAGGCATAGCTGTGGACGAGGACAACAATCATATTGTTATGCTCAGTGACAAGGAGGAAACTAAAGTCCTGCCTATCGTCATCGGTCCCGTTGAAGCTATGGCCATTTTAATGAACTTGCAGGGCGTAACGCCCAGTCGTCCACTTACTCACAACCTCTTAAGAAACCTATTGGACCTTTTGGGCGCGGAGGTGGAGCAAGTCATAATCAACAACATTAAAGACAATGTCTATTATGCTAACCTTTATCTTAGGCACAAAAGTTACACATATGAAGTTGATTCTCGCCCCAGCGATGCAATCGCCCTTGCCGTCGCCTATAACGCACCAATATACATGGACATAAAGCTGACGGAGTTTACCGTAAATTCTTCTGATTTAAACGTCGGACACAATTAA
- a CDS encoding AAA family ATPase, which produces MSKIELNEDFRKALDLMENSDKNVFVTGRAGTGKSTLLSYFQQNTKKRVVVLAPTGVAALNVKGQTIHSFFGFKPNVTPDQIKKSRSPNGATNIYKKIDTIIIDEVSMVRADLLDCVDKFLRLHGPKSKLPFGGIQMVFIGDLYQLPPVVTKNERDVFKTLYETPYFYSAKAFETLDVEFVELDKIYRQHDQKFIDLLGAIRNKTITDEDIKLLNSRVMPDFEPDPEEFFVYLTTTNKRAEEINEQQLFQLKGMTHVFKGAIKGDFGNEYLPTALELKVKEGAQIMLLNNDSLGRWVNGSIGKIIEIYKDVLEDDREEYVIVVELSDGREVEVTPHTWEIYDFYVDGDKLKSQTVGKFKQYPMMLAWAVTIHKSQGKTFDKVIIDIGRGAFAHGQVYVALSRCTSLEGIILKKPIKKEHIWMDWNVVHFLTECQYSKAEEMQSLDDKIGRIREAINENLALEIVYLKPNNEKSKRIITPFEVGEMEYKGKKYIGVRAFCNSRQGERVFRVDRILNLKVLESPVLKE; this is translated from the coding sequence ATGTCAAAAATAGAATTGAACGAAGACTTTCGCAAAGCATTAGATCTCATGGAAAATTCCGATAAAAACGTATTCGTTACCGGACGTGCCGGAACAGGAAAGTCCACATTATTGTCTTATTTTCAACAGAACACGAAAAAAAGAGTCGTGGTTTTAGCCCCCACCGGCGTTGCTGCCTTGAACGTCAAAGGTCAGACCATTCATTCTTTTTTCGGTTTTAAGCCCAACGTTACTCCCGACCAGATCAAAAAGTCTCGTTCTCCCAATGGTGCGACGAACATTTACAAAAAGATAGATACGATCATCATAGACGAGGTCTCCATGGTCCGAGCTGATTTACTAGACTGCGTCGACAAGTTTTTGAGACTCCATGGGCCCAAAAGCAAGTTGCCCTTTGGTGGAATTCAAATGGTATTCATCGGAGATTTGTATCAACTTCCCCCCGTTGTAACGAAAAACGAAAGAGATGTTTTTAAGACCCTCTATGAGACACCTTATTTTTACAGTGCCAAGGCCTTTGAGACCTTGGATGTGGAATTTGTGGAGTTGGATAAGATATATCGCCAGCACGACCAGAAGTTCATAGATTTGCTGGGAGCAATTCGCAACAAGACCATAACGGATGAGGATATAAAGCTACTGAACAGCCGCGTAATGCCCGACTTCGAGCCCGATCCTGAAGAGTTCTTCGTATATTTGACCACAACAAATAAACGTGCGGAAGAAATTAATGAGCAGCAGCTTTTCCAATTAAAAGGCATGACTCATGTTTTTAAAGGCGCTATCAAAGGCGATTTTGGGAACGAATATCTGCCGACAGCCTTGGAGCTTAAGGTAAAAGAGGGAGCCCAAATTATGCTTTTGAACAACGACTCCCTGGGCAGGTGGGTTAACGGAAGTATCGGGAAAATTATCGAGATTTATAAAGACGTCTTAGAGGACGATCGAGAGGAATACGTCATAGTGGTAGAGCTTTCAGACGGAAGGGAGGTCGAAGTGACCCCTCACACCTGGGAGATTTACGACTTTTACGTAGACGGAGATAAGCTGAAGTCTCAAACCGTAGGCAAGTTTAAGCAATATCCAATGATGCTTGCCTGGGCAGTGACGATACATAAAAGCCAGGGCAAGACCTTCGATAAGGTCATCATTGACATTGGACGCGGGGCCTTTGCCCATGGCCAAGTTTATGTTGCTTTGAGCCGTTGCACTTCTCTGGAGGGAATCATACTAAAAAAACCCATCAAGAAAGAACATATCTGGATGGACTGGAACGTGGTGCATTTCTTGACGGAGTGCCAATATAGCAAGGCTGAGGAGATGCAATCCCTAGACGACAAGATCGGGAGAATTAGAGAGGCTATAAACGAAAATTTGGCTTTGGAAATCGTTTACCTTAAGCCAAATAACGAGAAAAGCAAAAGAATCATAACCCCCTTTGAAGTCGGAGAGATGGAATACAAAGGGAAAAAATACATAGGAGTACGGGCATTTTGCAACTCCAGACAGGGAGAAAGGGTTTTTAGAGTTGACAGGATTTTAAATTTAAAGGTTTTAGAAAGTCCTGTCCTTAAAGAATAG
- a CDS encoding Rossmann-like domain-containing protein, translating to MKCIENNKSSDLLLDVRKIVLKNIKSLSHLLDESVFVEPLGVEEALGDPAPYKDFALQRGEEKLIEATLNGEKGQAFTSRPSRWRGTLEEVLLLPLNLEKNRAIFLATVNALGRHLGWDDHTIHCKDKAPDRCGRKMAEFVSEILDPSAKVGVIGYQPAIIKHMAEVLGKERVKLCDLNPQNIGKDVFGVRVLDGDTALEEIARDCRVCLITGSTLVNSTLDRILQTMENRGVKPFIYGTTGAIPAKLLGIERLCFEAQ from the coding sequence ATGAAGTGCATTGAAAATAACAAAAGTTCTGATTTGCTTCTCGATGTAAGAAAAATAGTGTTAAAAAATATTAAAAGCCTTTCTCATCTTCTGGATGAGTCTGTTTTCGTAGAGCCCCTAGGCGTTGAAGAAGCACTTGGAGACCCTGCTCCCTATAAAGATTTTGCTCTTCAGCGCGGGGAGGAAAAGCTTATCGAGGCTACGCTAAATGGAGAAAAGGGGCAGGCCTTTACGTCAAGGCCTTCCCGTTGGAGGGGGACTCTCGAAGAAGTGCTTCTTTTGCCATTGAATCTGGAGAAAAACAGGGCTATTTTCTTGGCTACAGTTAATGCATTGGGAAGGCATCTTGGCTGGGACGATCATACCATTCATTGCAAAGATAAAGCTCCAGACCGTTGCGGGCGAAAAATGGCGGAATTTGTAAGCGAGATATTAGATCCCTCAGCCAAAGTGGGGGTAATAGGATACCAACCGGCAATTATTAAACATATGGCGGAAGTTTTGGGAAAAGAAAGGGTGAAATTATGTGACTTAAACCCTCAAAACATAGGAAAAGATGTCTTTGGAGTGAGAGTATTGGACGGTGACACAGCGCTTGAAGAGATCGCAAGGGATTGCAGAGTCTGTCTCATTACCGGCTCGACTCTAGTAAATAGCACACTGGATAGAATACTTCAGACCATGGAAAACAGAGGGGTAAAACCTTTTATTTATGGAACAACCGGAGCTATACCTGCCAAGCTTTTGGGCATTGAAAGACTATGTTTTGAGGCCCAATGA
- the modA gene encoding molybdate ABC transporter substrate-binding protein: MKRAVRVFVIIMCVLSIWCAPVMANVVAVAAGIAPCVEEVMEAYVEAGGEKMEFVKEACGPLANKIAMGAPYDMFLASEPRWPKWLKAKGMLVDVHAFAIGQLVMWRFSSEAPCESDIEKSKIAVPNPDITAYGNLAKQYLDEAGLWDKMMAEKRIILVGNAPQAVVAAKGSAAEIAFIPLSMAIKAGGNYTPLSGMTVDQVGGLTIRANEEVRKFWIFCRSERSFPIWTKWGFLSPDNTK, encoded by the coding sequence TTGAAACGAGCTGTTAGAGTTTTTGTAATTATCATGTGCGTCCTGTCAATATGGTGTGCACCAGTTATGGCTAATGTGGTTGCCGTTGCAGCTGGCATAGCTCCCTGCGTTGAAGAGGTGATGGAGGCTTATGTCGAGGCTGGAGGAGAAAAAATGGAATTTGTAAAGGAAGCATGTGGTCCTTTGGCAAATAAGATAGCGATGGGTGCGCCATATGATATGTTTTTGGCTTCCGAGCCCAGATGGCCAAAATGGTTAAAGGCCAAGGGAATGCTAGTCGACGTTCACGCCTTTGCCATAGGGCAATTGGTGATGTGGCGTTTTTCTTCGGAGGCTCCATGTGAGAGCGATATTGAAAAGTCCAAAATAGCCGTGCCAAATCCCGATATAACAGCTTATGGAAACCTGGCAAAGCAATATCTTGATGAGGCAGGATTATGGGATAAAATGATGGCTGAAAAGAGGATTATTTTAGTTGGCAATGCACCGCAGGCTGTCGTCGCGGCGAAAGGAAGTGCTGCCGAGATAGCGTTTATTCCTCTCAGCATGGCCATAAAAGCAGGCGGCAATTATACTCCTCTATCCGGAATGACTGTCGATCAAGTGGGGGGTCTCACTATTAGAGCCAATGAGGAGGTCCGCAAATTTTGGATTTTCTGTCGTTCCGAAAGGTCTTTTCCTATTTGGACGAAGTGGGGATTTTTATCGCCAGATAACACGAAGTAA
- the rplU gene encoding 50S ribosomal protein L21 codes for MSLTYAIVETGGKQYRVSPGDVLKVEKLEGQPGDIVKLDRVLMISDDQEVKVGNPTIPGASVEATIKNHGKDKKVIVFKFKNKTNYQRFKGHRQPYSEIEILSVKY; via the coding sequence ATGAGTTTGACTTATGCTATTGTAGAAACCGGTGGGAAGCAGTATCGTGTATCGCCTGGAGATGTGTTGAAAGTCGAGAAGCTAGAGGGACAACCAGGAGATATAGTAAAGCTTGATCGAGTTCTAATGATATCCGACGATCAGGAAGTAAAGGTGGGAAATCCGACTATTCCCGGTGCCAGCGTGGAAGCAACCATTAAGAATCACGGCAAAGACAAAAAAGTCATCGTCTTCAAATTCAAAAACAAAACTAATTATCAAAGGTTCAAAGGCCACCGTCAGCCCTACTCGGAAATCGAGATCTTGTCCGTAAAGTATTAA
- a CDS encoding ribosomal-processing cysteine protease Prp, with protein MIKISIGIGGKRPLSVEARGHSGYAKKGEDVVCAAVSTLMHALLLGLKEVVEAKDVVFDIQDDVPLFFLSWNEGTLEDPKAKAVIETVLGSLRSIAHSYPGYVQIVEVSIN; from the coding sequence ATGATTAAAATTAGTATAGGGATAGGGGGAAAAAGGCCATTATCGGTTGAAGCCAGAGGACACAGCGGATATGCTAAAAAGGGAGAAGATGTCGTATGCGCTGCAGTGTCGACCTTGATGCATGCCCTCCTTTTAGGGCTAAAAGAGGTCGTCGAAGCTAAAGATGTAGTTTTCGATATCCAAGATGACGTACCTTTGTTTTTCCTCTCTTGGAACGAAGGAACCCTTGAGGATCCAAAGGCGAAGGCGGTAATAGAAACAGTGCTTGGCAGCTTAAGGTCCATTGCCCATTCCTATCCCGGGTATGTGCAAATTGTGGAGGTGAGTATAAATTGA
- the rpmA gene encoding 50S ribosomal protein L27 → MIRFDIQLFAHKKGQGSSQNGRDSISKRLGVKRYDGQVVDAGNIIIRQRGTKVHPGQNVGLGKDYTIFALKKGVVKFENKRNRKYVSVIPVEE, encoded by the coding sequence TTGATCAGGTTCGATATACAGTTGTTTGCGCACAAGAAAGGGCAGGGGAGCAGCCAAAACGGCAGAGATAGCATTAGCAAGAGGTTAGGAGTTAAAAGGTACGACGGGCAAGTCGTGGATGCCGGTAACATTATCATCCGCCAGCGCGGTACTAAAGTTCATCCCGGACAAAATGTAGGGCTCGGCAAGGATTACACTATTTTTGCTCTAAAAAAAGGAGTAGTTAAGTTCGAAAACAAAAGAAACAGGAAATACGTGAGTGTAATTCCCGTTGAAGAATAG
- the obgE gene encoding GTPase ObgE, whose protein sequence is MKFIDRAEIIVHAGHGGKGCMSFRREKYVPKGGPDGGNGGRGGNVYIKASDKIQTLEDFTYKTQFKAQSGQDGRKRNQSGKDGEDLIIEVPCGTIVWDAETGEPLGDLVDPSDSLLVALGGRGGRGNAAFSTPVNQAPRFSEKGEEGQTKHLILELKILADVAIIGLPNVGKSSLLASLSNAKPKIADYPFTTINPNLGVIQEDDFRITLADIPGLIEGASENKGLGLLFLRHIERSRFILHVLDVSSHSIDNIEEQWITLREEISKYNDQILKKPSLLVANKTDLIDGASFLDQVAKWAEKSKQEICFTSTVTGRGIKELAELLLQKLSKLTPDNRRLYPLRHATKSQFYRDSDIRIEILEEGKYRVISPYLEELVKRYDFGQEEAILRFGKIIARLGVEELLDKMGAKEGDTVCIGDLEFEYEPDVK, encoded by the coding sequence TTGAAGTTTATCGATAGAGCGGAAATTATTGTTCATGCTGGCCATGGTGGCAAGGGATGCATGAGTTTTAGGAGGGAAAAATACGTCCCTAAAGGTGGCCCCGATGGTGGAAACGGAGGAAGAGGGGGAAACGTTTACATAAAAGCCTCTGACAAAATTCAAACCCTCGAAGATTTTACCTACAAAACTCAGTTTAAAGCTCAATCAGGCCAAGATGGAAGAAAGAGAAATCAGTCCGGCAAGGATGGAGAGGATTTAATAATAGAAGTTCCCTGTGGGACGATCGTGTGGGACGCAGAGACCGGCGAGCCCTTGGGTGACTTGGTTGATCCTAGCGACAGCTTGTTAGTTGCCCTTGGAGGAAGAGGTGGAAGGGGAAATGCTGCTTTTTCGACGCCTGTCAACCAAGCTCCCCGCTTTTCCGAAAAAGGGGAAGAGGGCCAAACAAAACATCTTATATTAGAACTAAAGATACTTGCCGACGTGGCGATAATAGGGCTTCCGAATGTGGGAAAATCCAGTTTGTTGGCTAGTTTATCAAATGCGAAGCCTAAAATTGCCGATTATCCATTTACAACCATAAATCCCAACCTTGGCGTTATACAGGAAGATGATTTCCGCATAACTTTGGCAGATATCCCGGGGTTGATAGAGGGTGCATCGGAAAACAAGGGATTAGGTCTCTTGTTCCTGAGGCATATAGAGCGAAGTCGCTTCATATTACATGTTTTAGATGTATCATCTCATTCGATCGACAACATAGAGGAACAATGGATAACTCTTCGTGAGGAGATTTCAAAATATAACGATCAAATACTCAAAAAACCTTCTTTGCTGGTGGCCAATAAGACGGACCTGATTGATGGCGCCTCTTTTTTGGATCAGGTCGCAAAATGGGCAGAGAAATCAAAGCAAGAGATTTGCTTTACAAGCACTGTAACGGGAAGAGGTATAAAAGAACTGGCAGAGCTGTTATTGCAGAAACTTTCGAAGTTGACCCCCGACAACAGGAGGCTTTATCCCCTAAGACATGCCACCAAGTCACAATTTTACCGTGATTCGGACATAAGGATAGAAATCCTTGAAGAGGGTAAATATAGGGTCATCAGTCCATATCTTGAAGAACTAGTAAAACGATATGACTTTGGCCAAGAAGAGGCGATTTTGCGTTTCGGTAAGATCATTGCCAGATTAGGAGTAGAGGAATTACTGGACAAGATGGGAGCAAAAGAAGGAGATACCGTTTGCATAGGTGATTTGGAGTTCGAATATGAACCCGATGTCAAATGA
- the nadD gene encoding nicotinate-nucleotide adenylyltransferase has product MSRLKVGIMGGTFDPIHFGHLVIAEEAYISLNLSEVIFVPTGNPPHKNNKMITSAEDRYIMTCMAIVDNPHFKISKIEIERGGPSHTIDTLREMRHWYLPREVEFFFITGIDAVLQMPLWKEPYEIARVAHIVAASRPGYNVSQLESLPEEIKRAVIPLEIPLLAISSTEIRRRVAAGQSIRYFLPWTVEHFIYKRNLYSLEGR; this is encoded by the coding sequence ATGAGCAGACTTAAAGTTGGCATCATGGGAGGCACCTTTGATCCCATTCATTTCGGGCATTTGGTTATTGCAGAAGAGGCCTATATATCGCTCAACCTGTCAGAGGTGATATTTGTACCAACGGGCAATCCTCCCCATAAAAACAATAAAATGATAACGTCTGCAGAAGATCGCTATATCATGACCTGTATGGCCATAGTCGATAATCCCCATTTTAAAATATCTAAAATTGAGATCGAACGCGGAGGACCATCGCATACCATTGACACGTTAAGGGAAATGAGACATTGGTATTTGCCGAGGGAGGTAGAATTTTTTTTCATAACAGGCATCGATGCCGTATTGCAAATGCCTTTATGGAAGGAACCTTACGAGATCGCTCGCGTTGCCCATATAGTTGCAGCTTCAAGGCCGGGTTACAATGTCTCGCAATTGGAGTCATTGCCGGAGGAGATAAAGCGGGCAGTGATACCGCTGGAAATACCGCTGCTTGCCATATCGAGCACAGAAATAAGAAGACGTGTCGCGGCAGGGCAAAGCATAAGATATTTTTTGCCCTGGACCGTGGAGCATTTTATATATAAGAGAAACCTGTATTCATTAGAGGGAAGGTGA
- a CDS encoding LCP family protein, with protein MTKLKLALLIMAMVVATVGGAYVRLYGYFSPKVESIKESVQHDEKTGKINICIVGKDNTEDSHRADTILFTTLDLDNKTVQVLSIPRDTRVQIPGRGWDKINHAYPYGGIELLNRTLINYLGMPIHYYIELDYNSFPKIVDLLGGVDIYVEKRLKYVDKAGGLYIDIPQGLQHMDGETALKFVRFRHDALGDIGRIKRQQQFMKALLQKIANQALSTKMPTLLKAILQALQTDLPAEEALKLAMYFRDIQPQNIRFFTLPGKPAVLSGVSYWLGDVNRALAMLSAPISEEEQEDGNAMKGTATSPEKLIEEGKEQIDRNTIARNITCRVAVLNGDGTAGLANQFADVLQRYGIDIAYKSNARHFDYHYTSILYPRNLERESKMLGQLLGISDSLVKPSDSTTNLTIIIGHDYKSILARLENGLR; from the coding sequence TTGACGAAATTGAAGCTCGCACTTTTGATAATGGCTATGGTCGTTGCAACCGTAGGAGGAGCTTACGTTCGTCTGTACGGCTATTTTTCGCCTAAAGTAGAGTCGATAAAAGAGAGCGTTCAACACGACGAAAAAACGGGGAAGATAAATATTTGCATAGTAGGCAAAGACAACACAGAAGATTCCCATCGTGCCGATACAATCCTCTTCACTACGCTGGATCTTGACAATAAGACAGTTCAAGTTTTATCCATCCCCAGAGACACCAGGGTCCAAATTCCTGGTCGCGGTTGGGATAAGATCAATCATGCCTATCCCTATGGGGGGATAGAACTACTGAACAGAACGCTCATAAACTATCTAGGAATGCCAATCCATTATTATATCGAATTGGACTACAACTCCTTTCCGAAGATAGTAGACCTGCTGGGAGGAGTCGATATATACGTCGAAAAAAGGCTTAAATATGTCGATAAAGCTGGTGGTCTCTACATAGATATCCCTCAGGGTTTACAACACATGGACGGAGAAACTGCATTAAAGTTCGTTAGATTTAGACATGACGCATTAGGCGATATAGGGAGGATTAAAAGACAACAACAATTCATGAAGGCGCTGCTTCAAAAGATCGCCAATCAAGCCCTTAGCACGAAAATGCCAACGTTGTTGAAGGCAATATTACAGGCACTTCAGACTGATTTGCCGGCCGAAGAGGCACTTAAATTGGCAATGTACTTTAGAGATATACAACCACAGAATATAAGATTTTTTACGCTGCCAGGCAAGCCCGCTGTTTTATCTGGCGTCAGCTACTGGCTGGGCGATGTAAACAGGGCTTTAGCAATGCTCTCAGCTCCAATAAGCGAAGAAGAACAAGAAGATGGCAATGCAATGAAAGGTACGGCCACATCACCCGAGAAATTAATAGAAGAGGGTAAAGAGCAAATCGATAGAAATACGATAGCTCGAAATATCACTTGTAGGGTAGCTGTATTAAATGGTGATGGGACCGCAGGACTAGCAAATCAATTTGCAGACGTATTACAACGGTATGGTATCGATATAGCGTATAAAAGTAATGCCCGGCACTTCGACTATCACTATACATCTATATTGTATCCAAGAAATCTCGAGAGGGAATCGAAGATGCTCGGTCAGTTGCTTGGCATTTCCGACTCTCTGGTAAAGCCAAGCGATAGCACAACCAACCTTACAATCATTATAGGACATGATTATAAGTCCATCCTCGCAAGGCTGGAGAACGGTTTGAGGTAA
- the rsfS gene encoding ribosome silencing factor, with the protein MDISKASEGAMEKYEWIAKVLASKKAQDIISIDISEVSGFADIFFISNSNSESHMKALLDVITDALDERQITYTVEGRDSNLWRLIDCGDVIIHIFSQEGRKFYDLERIWGDVPILHYDEDGELVAVLNA; encoded by the coding sequence TTGGACATCAGCAAGGCGAGCGAAGGTGCAATGGAAAAATATGAATGGATTGCAAAGGTTTTAGCCTCCAAGAAAGCCCAAGATATTATTTCTATAGATATCAGCGAGGTTTCCGGGTTCGCCGATATCTTTTTCATCTCAAACAGCAATTCAGAGAGCCATATGAAAGCCCTTTTAGACGTCATAACGGACGCGCTGGATGAACGCCAAATTACCTATACAGTCGAAGGCAGAGACAGTAACTTGTGGCGTTTGATAGATTGCGGCGACGTAATCATTCACATCTTCAGTCAGGAAGGACGAAAATTTTACGACTTGGAGCGAATCTGGGGAGATGTACCTATACTACATTATGACGAAGACGGAGAACTTGTAGCGGTACTTAACGCATAG
- the tpiA gene encoding triose-phosphate isomerase, with protein sequence MRRVPFLAGNWKMHKGPKETKEFIVELFAAIAKDTSLKGFLKENKVELGIFPPFVSLETAGREVASADISLSLGAQNMHWEDSGAFTGEIAGKMLMEVGCKYVILGHSERRHIFGESDETIGKKMNKALEIGLKPVLCVGETLEERDEGITETVVKRQLEEALRSLREHENIKDNIVIAYEPVWAIGTGRKASDEDAQSVCAYIRKFIEERFGSTAAEGIRILYGGSVKPDNAKGLMEQKDIDGALIGGASLDVGSFLEISRNTII encoded by the coding sequence ATGAGAAGAGTTCCTTTTCTTGCAGGCAATTGGAAGATGCACAAAGGACCCAAGGAGACGAAGGAATTTATCGTCGAGCTTTTTGCAGCTATAGCAAAAGATACGTCTCTTAAAGGGTTTTTAAAAGAAAACAAAGTAGAACTCGGCATATTCCCGCCCTTCGTCAGTTTAGAGACCGCTGGCAGAGAAGTTGCTTCGGCGGATATCTCCCTTTCCTTGGGTGCTCAAAACATGCATTGGGAGGATAGCGGAGCCTTTACAGGCGAAATAGCCGGGAAAATGTTAATGGAAGTAGGGTGTAAATACGTGATCCTTGGACATAGTGAAAGGCGTCACATATTTGGCGAATCGGACGAGACGATCGGGAAGAAGATGAACAAAGCTTTAGAGATAGGACTAAAGCCCGTGCTGTGCGTTGGGGAGACGCTCGAGGAAAGGGATGAGGGAATTACCGAAACCGTAGTTAAAAGACAGCTGGAGGAGGCTTTGAGAAGCCTCAGAGAGCACGAAAATATCAAAGACAATATAGTTATAGCCTATGAGCCTGTTTGGGCCATTGGAACGGGCCGTAAGGCCAGCGATGAGGATGCTCAAAGCGTATGTGCATATATAAGAAAATTTATCGAAGAAAGGTTTGGTTCCACAGCTGCCGAGGGCATACGAATCCTATATGGCGGAAGCGTAAAACCCGATAATGCAAAGGGTTTGATGGAACAGAAAGATATTGATGGCGCTTTGATTGGCGGCGCGTCTTTAGACGTTGGAAGCTTTTTGGAAATTTCAAGAAACACGATAATATGA